The DNA segment CACTGCGTGTTGCGGACACGTGAGCCCAGGGCTAACCCTTCGCGAAACAGATGCACAATGTCGCCGGGCTTACGTCCTCGACAATAGCTGCCTTCGTACAGTACGACACGATCAAAGTGATGTCCGAGCATCTGCCCCTGGCGAATCATGTCGGTATCCAGGCGATCTCCGGCGGCGGAATAGACCGCCGAGCGTCGCGAATTAGGAAAATTGGCCAGAGCGCTCAACAGACTCTTCAGCGCCGAAGTGTTGTGTCCGTAGTCGATGACTAGTGTGCACTGGTTGTATTGAAAAATGTTGAAGCGTCCGGGTGAGCCATTGATCGATGAGCTGAAGGATTCCAGCCCAGCCCGAATGACTTCAACAGGTATGCCCTGCACCCAAGCTGCTGCAACAGCAGCCATTGCGTTTTCGATTTGGAAGCGAATCTTGCCACCGTGCGTGATGGGAATTCGGTCCAGCGGTAGCACGGCAAACTCGCTGGTACCATGGGCGGCCATGATCGAACCGTCGCGCGTGAATACTACTCGTTGATTATGTTGGCGATTGGCGACCAGCAACGGATGATCTGGGCTGTGAGCAAAGTACAGCACGCTGCCTTTGCAATTGGCAGCCATTGCAGCCACTAACGGATCTTCAGCATTCAACACAGCACAACCGTTTGGCGCAACCACATCGACGATGCAGCGTTTGACTTTGGCCAGATGTTCCAGGGTATTGATATTGTTAAGACCTAAATGGTCGCCTTCGCCAATATTGGTAACGACGGCTACATCGCATTTGTCGAAGGCCAGGCCCTCGCGAAGAATGCCACCGCGCGCCGTCTCCAGCACGGCCGCATCAATGCTTGGATTCATCAACACGCGTTTGGCACTCTTGGGGCCGCTGCAATCGCCATCGTCGATGCGCCGACCGTTAAAGTAGACGCCATCGGTGCTGGTCAGCCCCACGCGTTTGCCTGATAAATGAACGATGTGGCCAATCAATCGCGCGGTCGTTGTCTTGCCGTTGACGCCGGTTACAGCCACGATGGGGATGCGACCGTTATCACCCGCGGGAAACAGCATATTCACGATGGCTTCGCACACCGGTTGACCATCGCCTTCGCTTGGTTGAATGTGCATTCGCAAACCGGGACCCGCATTGACTTCAACAATTCCACCGTTTTGATCTTCCAGTGGAACAGAAATATCTCTGGCTACGACATCCACACCCGCTATATCCAACCCGACAACTTGTGCGGCTTCGACGACTCGCGCAGCGACTTGTGGGTGAACCTGTTTGGTAACATCGCAAGCCGTGCCGCCGCTACTGAGATTGGCGTTGCGGCGGATGTAGACAATCTGGTTTAGCTCAGGAACATCATCCGGCGCAAAACCTTGTTGCGTTAGCACCGCTAGAGCAACTTCATCTAGGGTAATGTAGCTCATGACCGTCGCATGGCCATCGCTGCGCCGCGGATCTTGATTGACCAAGTCGATCAATTGGCGGATCGTATGCTGACCGTCGCCGATCACCTTAGCTGGCTCACGGCGTGCTGCGGCTACGAGCTGATTGCCGATGACCAACATGCGGTGATCGGCACCCTCGAAAAACTTCTCCACCAGGATCGTTGATTCTTCCAGGTAGGCCAATTCATAGGCATGTTCAACCTCTTGCTGCGTATACAGATTGGTCGAGACACCACGACCATGATTGCCGCATTGAGGTTTGACCACCACGGGTAAACCTATCTCGAGCGCTTTTTCCCAGGCGTGCTGTTTTGACTCTACCACTCCGCCTTCTGGGACAGGAATACCTGCCGAGTGTAGCAGATTCCGAGTCAACTCCTTATCCTTGGCGATGGCCTCGGCAATG comes from the Pirellulaceae bacterium genome and includes:
- the cphA gene encoding cyanophycin synthetase; the encoded protein is MSNISTAERLVIRRTNVLRGPNIWANFPVIEAVVDLKDLKETSSEMISGFNERLMTWLPGMIEHRCSVGERGGFFQRLRRGTYMAHILEHVVLELQTLGGNSVGFGRARELDEDGVYRVVFAYHDESVGKEALEAARRVVLAAVDNTPIDIEAEISRLRDLVHANCLGPSTQGIVQAAKQRGIPYMRLNDGNLVQLGYGSRQRRIWTAESDRTSAIAEAIAKDKELTRNLLHSAGIPVPEGGVVESKQHAWEKALEIGLPVVVKPQCGNHGRGVSTNLYTQQEVEHAYELAYLEESTILVEKFFEGADHRMLVIGNQLVAAARREPAKVIGDGQHTIRQLIDLVNQDPRRSDGHATVMSYITLDEVALAVLTQQGFAPDDVPELNQIVYIRRNANLSSGGTACDVTKQVHPQVAARVVEAAQVVGLDIAGVDVVARDISVPLEDQNGGIVEVNAGPGLRMHIQPSEGDGQPVCEAIVNMLFPAGDNGRIPIVAVTGVNGKTTTARLIGHIVHLSGKRVGLTSTDGVYFNGRRIDDGDCSGPKSAKRVLMNPSIDAAVLETARGGILREGLAFDKCDVAVVTNIGEGDHLGLNNINTLEHLAKVKRCIVDVVAPNGCAVLNAEDPLVAAMAANCKGSVLYFAHSPDHPLLVANRQHNQRVVFTRDGSIMAAHGTSEFAVLPLDRIPITHGGKIRFQIENAMAAVAAAWVQGIPVEVIRAGLESFSSSINGSPGRFNIFQYNQCTLVIDYGHNTSALKSLLSALANFPNSRRSAVYSAAGDRLDTDMIRQGQMLGHHFDRVVLYEGSYCRGRKPGDIVHLFREGLALGSRVRNTQWFSTWRESVQHALDSALPDELIMIQADAVDETVEFFSKLALIDTGIPSSTLKAQITVDKMDGAQG